The following proteins come from a genomic window of Cronobacter muytjensii ATCC 51329:
- the smrB gene encoding endonuclease SmrB, giving the protein MKKKPSLSEEEKSLFRALMSGTRELKQDTIVHRPARKKLSEVPPKRLLQEQVDASHYFSDEFQPLLNSDGPMRYVRPGVDHFELKKLRRGDYSPELFLDLHGLTQMQAKQELGALIAACRREHVFCACVMHGHGKHILKQQTPLWLAQHPHVMAFHQAPKEYGGDAALLVLIEVEEWQPPQLP; this is encoded by the coding sequence ATGAAAAAGAAGCCATCGCTGAGTGAGGAAGAAAAGTCGCTGTTTCGCGCGCTGATGAGCGGAACGCGCGAGCTGAAACAGGACACCATCGTCCATCGCCCGGCGCGTAAAAAGCTGAGCGAGGTGCCGCCTAAGCGCCTGTTGCAGGAGCAGGTGGACGCCAGCCACTACTTTTCCGATGAGTTCCAGCCGCTTCTGAACAGCGACGGACCGATGCGCTACGTCCGCCCCGGCGTGGATCATTTCGAGCTGAAAAAACTGCGCCGCGGCGACTATTCGCCCGAGCTGTTTCTCGATCTCCACGGCTTAACCCAGATGCAGGCCAAGCAGGAACTGGGGGCGCTCATCGCCGCCTGTCGCCGCGAGCATGTCTTCTGCGCCTGCGTGATGCACGGCCACGGTAAACATATTCTGAAACAGCAGACGCCGCTGTGGCTGGCGCAGCATCCACATGTGATGGCCTTCCATCAGGCGCCGAAAGAGTATGGCGGCGACGCCGCGCTGCTGGTGCTGATTGAAGTTGAAGAGTGGCAGCCGCCCCAGTTGCCTTAA
- the prmB gene encoding 50S ribosomal protein L3 N(5)-glutamine methyltransferase, whose amino-acid sequence MDKIFVDEAVSELHTIQDMLRWAVSRFSAAGIWYGHGTDNPWDEAVQLVLPSLYLPLDIPEDMRTARLTSSERHRIVERVIRRVNERIPVAYLTNKAWFCGHEFYVDERVLVPRSPIGELINNRFAGLIDHEPQHILDMCTGSGCIAIACAYAFPNAEVDAVDISGDALAVTEHNIEEHGLIHHVTPIRSDLFRDLPKVQYDIIVTNPPYVDEEDMSDLPNEYRHEPELGLAAGSDGLKLARRILACSPDYLTDNGILICEVGNSMVHLMEQYPDVPFTWLEFDNGGDGVFMLTKAQLISAREHFSIYKD is encoded by the coding sequence GTGGATAAAATTTTCGTCGATGAGGCAGTCAGTGAACTGCATACCATTCAGGATATGTTGCGTTGGGCGGTGAGCCGTTTCAGCGCGGCGGGCATCTGGTATGGTCACGGCACGGACAACCCCTGGGATGAAGCGGTGCAACTGGTACTGCCGTCGCTCTACCTGCCGCTGGATATTCCGGAAGATATGCGCACCGCGCGTCTGACCTCCAGCGAGCGTCATCGTATCGTCGAACGGGTGATCCGCCGCGTCAACGAGCGTATTCCGGTGGCGTATCTCACCAATAAAGCCTGGTTCTGCGGTCACGAATTTTACGTCGACGAACGCGTGCTGGTGCCGCGCTCGCCCATCGGCGAGCTTATCAATAACCGTTTCGCAGGGCTTATCGACCACGAACCGCAGCATATCCTTGATATGTGTACCGGCAGCGGCTGTATCGCCATTGCCTGCGCGTACGCCTTCCCGAATGCGGAAGTCGACGCGGTAGATATCTCCGGCGACGCGCTGGCCGTTACCGAGCACAATATCGAAGAGCACGGGCTTATCCATCACGTCACGCCGATCCGCTCGGATCTCTTCCGTGATCTGCCGAAAGTGCAGTACGACATTATCGTCACCAATCCGCCGTATGTGGATGAAGAGGATATGTCCGACCTGCCGAACGAATATCGCCACGAGCCGGAACTCGGCCTTGCGGCTGGCAGCGACGGGCTGAAGCTCGCGCGCCGCATTCTCGCCTGCTCGCCGGACTACCTGACCGACAACGGTATTCTGATTTGTGAAGTCGGTAACAGCATGGTACATCTGATGGAGCAGTACCCGGACGTGCCGTTCACCTGGCTTGAATTCGACAACGGCGGCGACGGCGTCTTTATGCTGACCAAAGCGCAGCTCATCAGCGCACGCGAACACTTCAGCATCTACAAAGATTAA
- the aroC gene encoding chorismate synthase, which yields MAGNTLGQLFRVTTFGESHGLALGCIIDGVPPGIALSEADLQHDLDRRRPGTSRYTTQRREPDQVKILSGVFEGVTTGTSIGLLIENTDQRSQDYGAIKDVFRPGHADYTYEQKYGVRDYRGGGRSSARETAMRVAAGAIAKKYLAQKFGIVIRACLTQMGDIPLEIKDWAQVEQNPFFSPDVDKHDALDELMRALKKEGDSIGAKVTVVADNVPPGLGEPVFDRLDADIAHALMSINAVKGVEIGEGFGVIALKGSENRDEITKDGFQSNHAGGILGGISSGQQIVANIALKPTSSITVPGRTVNRAGDEVEMITRGRHDPCVGIRAVPIAEAMLAIVLMDHLLRHRGQNADVTTTLPRW from the coding sequence ATGGCAGGCAACACTCTTGGACAACTCTTTCGCGTCACCACTTTCGGCGAGTCCCATGGTCTGGCGCTCGGCTGCATTATTGACGGCGTACCGCCGGGCATCGCGTTAAGCGAAGCCGACCTCCAGCACGATCTTGACCGCCGCCGCCCAGGCACCTCCCGTTACACCACGCAGCGCCGCGAGCCGGACCAGGTGAAAATTCTCTCCGGCGTATTTGAGGGCGTGACCACCGGCACCAGCATCGGCCTGCTGATTGAAAACACCGATCAACGCTCCCAGGATTACGGCGCTATTAAAGATGTGTTTCGTCCGGGACACGCCGATTACACCTACGAGCAGAAATATGGCGTTCGCGACTATCGCGGCGGCGGACGCTCTTCCGCCCGCGAAACCGCCATGCGCGTCGCCGCAGGCGCGATCGCCAAAAAATACCTGGCGCAGAAATTCGGTATCGTCATCCGCGCCTGCCTGACCCAGATGGGCGATATTCCACTGGAAATCAAAGACTGGGCGCAGGTGGAGCAGAACCCGTTCTTCTCGCCGGACGTGGACAAACATGACGCGCTCGACGAGCTGATGCGCGCGCTGAAAAAAGAGGGCGACTCCATTGGCGCGAAAGTAACGGTTGTCGCCGATAATGTGCCGCCGGGCCTCGGCGAACCGGTGTTCGACAGGCTGGATGCCGATATCGCCCATGCGCTGATGAGCATTAATGCCGTCAAAGGCGTTGAGATCGGTGAAGGTTTTGGCGTTATCGCGCTCAAAGGCAGCGAAAACCGCGACGAAATCACTAAAGACGGATTTCAGAGCAACCATGCGGGCGGTATTCTCGGCGGCATCAGCAGCGGCCAGCAGATCGTCGCCAATATCGCGCTGAAGCCGACCTCCAGCATCACGGTGCCGGGGCGTACCGTTAACCGTGCGGGCGATGAAGTCGAGATGATCACCCGTGGCCGCCACGATCCGTGCGTCGGCATCCGCGCGGTGCCGATCGCCGAAGCGATGCTGGCGATCGTGCTGATGGATCATCTGCTGCGCCACCGCGGTCAGAACGCGGACGTTACCACTACGCTTCCTCGCTGGTAA